A single Thermoplasmatales archaeon DNA region contains:
- a CDS encoding winged helix-turn-helix transcriptional regulator has product MNTSKIYELHKYIRALHCPTRWLIIEFIGKGKKSTKEIYDYLKKIGEDIKPSTLYYHLSELSLAGIIEVAEYKEEGGGAPEKIWKLKKRRIVINLLEGVKNGK; this is encoded by the coding sequence ATGAATACATCAAAAATATATGAACTCCACAAATATATCAGAGCTCTTCACTGCCCTACCAGATGGTTAATCATTGAGTTCATTGGAAAAGGAAAGAAAAGCACAAAAGAAATATATGATTATCTGAAAAAAATAGGTGAGGACATAAAACCATCAACTCTCTATTACCATTTATCCGAACTAAGCTTGGCTGGCATTATTGAAGTAGCAGAATATAAGGAGGAGGGGGGCGGCGCACCCGAAAAAATATGGAAATTGAAAAAGAGAAGGATTGTTATTAATCTTTTAGAGGGAGTTAAAAATGGAAAATAA
- a CDS encoding ABC transporter ATP-binding protein encodes MENNFIIEAHNIKKSFGSIIALDGISFKVKKGEIFGFLGPNGAGKTTTFRILTGIIKPDEGNAKIAGYDILKETIKAKELIGVLPETPNAYPDLSVWKNITFIAHLYNVKNFEEKARNLLKEFDLYDRKDSKAKELSKGMKQRLLLCMAMINDPPILFLDEPTNGVDVQSARLIRTKIMDLGKEGKTIFLTTHNLEEANLMCDRVAIIKKGKIICIDSPENLRKITGKTITVEVKFDREFDDAKKVFKGAEIDGKTIKISTESVNDTIYYITDLARDKRLKIESINVEKASLEDVFIKLVEGKC; translated from the coding sequence ATGGAAAATAATTTTATTATAGAAGCACATAATATAAAAAAATCCTTTGGTAGCATCATTGCTTTAGATGGCATAAGTTTTAAAGTAAAAAAGGGTGAAATATTCGGCTTTCTTGGCCCAAATGGGGCGGGTAAAACAACTACATTTAGAATACTTACTGGAATAATAAAGCCCGACGAAGGAAATGCAAAAATTGCGGGTTATGATATATTAAAAGAAACAATAAAAGCTAAGGAATTGATAGGTGTTCTACCTGAAACGCCAAATGCATACCCAGACTTATCAGTGTGGAAAAATATAACTTTTATTGCTCATCTTTATAATGTAAAAAATTTTGAAGAAAAAGCGAGAAACCTTTTGAAAGAATTTGATTTATATGATAGGAAGGATAGCAAGGCAAAAGAGCTTTCAAAGGGCATGAAACAACGCCTTCTTTTATGTATGGCAATGATAAATGACCCTCCAATACTATTTCTTGATGAGCCAACAAACGGTGTGGATGTGCAAAGTGCGAGATTGATAAGAACGAAGATAATGGATTTGGGAAAAGAAGGGAAAACGATTTTTTTAACAACACATAATCTTGAAGAAGCAAATTTAATGTGTGATAGAGTGGCAATTATAAAAAAGGGGAAGATAATTTGTATTGATAGCCCAGAAAATTTAAGGAAAATTACAGGAAAAACTATAACAGTTGAGGTAAAGTTTGACAGGGAATTTGATGATGCAAAGAAAGTATTTAAAGGAGCAGAAATAGATGGAAAGACAATAAAAATATCAACAGAATCGGTAAATGACACTATCTACTATATCACTGATTTGGCAAGAGATAAAAGATTGAAAATAGAAAGCATAAATGTAGAGAAAGCCTCTCTGGAAGATGTTTTTATAAAATTGGTGGAGGGAAAATGCTAA
- a CDS encoding ABC transporter permease produces the protein MLKKVWTIAEKDILMYYLKGPIIIFGVLFPFFLFFAFYIGRNLSLSFLLSGLVSMTIFFTSTAVSPVIAPWETQMKTLERLISCPVSIKTIIMGDIFASFIFGVIISSVPILFSICIGINIYHPVLLFVGLIISAFCFSSLGILFSFPPTSLPSNIMMFSNLIKFPLIFMSGIFIPIGELSETGRYFSFISPLTYSTDIVRYSFGEKAYFSPFFNLFALLVFSSLFLLLAIYLHEKNLEKRFLR, from the coding sequence ATGCTAAAAAAAGTATGGACAATTGCGGAAAAAGATATTTTAATGTATTATTTAAAAGGACCAATAATAATATTTGGTGTTTTATTCCCTTTTTTCCTTTTCTTTGCTTTTTACATAGGAAGAAATCTTTCTCTTAGCTTTTTATTATCTGGATTGGTTTCAATGACCATATTCTTTACATCAACCGCTGTTTCCCCGGTTATAGCTCCGTGGGAAACTCAGATGAAAACACTTGAAAGATTGATTTCTTGTCCTGTTTCAATAAAAACAATTATAATGGGAGATATATTCGCATCATTTATTTTTGGTGTTATCATATCCTCTGTTCCTATATTATTTTCCATATGTATTGGAATAAATATTTATCATCCTGTCCTTTTGTTTGTTGGCTTAATTATTTCCGCTTTTTGCTTTTCTTCGCTTGGCATTCTATTTTCATTTCCTCCTACAAGCCTTCCATCAAACATTATGATGTTCTCTAATCTCATAAAATTTCCACTTATTTTTATGAGCGGTATTTTTATACCCATTGGAGAATTGTCCGAGACAGGAAGATATTTCTCGTTTATTTCACCCCTCACCTATTCCACTGATATTGTGAGATATTCTTTTGGAGAGAAGGCATATTTTTCCCCTTTTTTTAATTTATTTGCTCTTTTAGTTTTCTCTTCTCTTTTCCTATTACTTGCAATATATCTGCACGAAAAAAACCTCGAAAAAAGATTTTTAAGATAA